A window of Hyphomicrobiales bacterium genomic DNA:
CTCGACTACATCAACCCCTATACGCTGCTGGTGGCGGTCGTACTCTCCGCCCAGGCGACCGATGTCGGCGTCAACAAGGCGACCGGTCCCCTGTTCGCGATCGCCGATACGCCGCAGAAAATGGTCGCGCTCGGCGAGGACCGGCTGCGCGACATGATCAGGACCATCGGCCTTTACCGCAACAAGGCGAAAAACGTCATCGCCCTGTCGCAAAAGCTCATCGGCGAGCATGGCGGCGAGGTGCCGCGCGACCGCGCCAGCCTCGAAGCGCTTCCCGGCGTCGGGCGCAAGACCGCGAACGTGGTTCTCAACGTCGCTTTCGCCATGCCGACCATCGCGGTGGACACCCACATTTTCCGGGTCGCCAACCGCACCGGCCTGGCGCCGGGCAAGGACGTGCTCGAGGTCGAAAAGCAATTGGAGGCGCGGGTGCCG
This region includes:
- the nth gene encoding endonuclease III yields the protein MSRGTQEKASKRAASGARPARGARLSDTEVTELFTRLRAARPDPRSELDYINPYTLLVAVVLSAQATDVGVNKATGPLFAIADTPQKMVALGEDRLRDMIRTIGLYRNKAKNVIALSQKLIGEHGGEVPRDRASLEALPGVGRKTANVVLNVAFAMPTIAVDTHIFRVANRTGLAPGKDVLEVEKQLEARVPEEFRLHAHHWLILHGRYVCKARKPDCPVCPINDICRYEAKTLP